The following proteins are encoded in a genomic region of Reichenbachiella sp.:
- a CDS encoding GyrI-like domain-containing protein has product MQAPRIVESLPKTLVGMSMDMTYATNSLTGKLWGTFMPRRQEVMGAVSSDKYSLQKFKEGFDWSSSSADTAFVKWAAMEVDNRDKVPEGMELLDLAGGLYAVFIHKGLSSQFPRTLQYILGEWMPSSEYEPDSSRPQYELLGEKYINNHPDSEEEVWFPIKKREG; this is encoded by the coding sequence ATGCAAGCTCCGCGAATTGTTGAATCGTTGCCCAAGACACTTGTAGGTATGTCTATGGATATGACCTATGCAACCAATAGTCTTACAGGGAAACTATGGGGTACATTTATGCCAAGAAGGCAGGAGGTGATGGGAGCTGTTTCATCTGATAAATATTCATTGCAAAAATTCAAGGAAGGATTTGATTGGAGCAGTTCGAGTGCGGATACAGCATTTGTCAAATGGGCGGCCATGGAAGTGGATAATAGAGACAAAGTGCCAGAGGGCATGGAACTGCTGGACTTAGCGGGAGGTTTGTATGCTGTTTTTATACATAAAGGTTTGAGTAGCCAATTTCCAAGAACTTTGCAATACATTTTGGGAGAATGGATGCCCAGCTCTGAGTATGAACCTGATAGTTCGCGTCCGCAGTATGAGCTACTAGGAGAAAAGTATATCAATAATCACCCTGATTCCGAGGAAGAGGTTTGGTTTCCTATTAAGAAACGGGAAGGTTGA
- a CDS encoding calcium/sodium antiporter produces MIYILFVLGFLLLIKGADILVDGASSIAKKNNISELVIGLTIVSFGTSMPELIVNLLASFDGSSELAIGNILGSNIANVLLILGVAAIFSPLRIKKSIYFTEIPISLLATFMVGFLANADLFVDVKGLTLSRYDGAILLFFFGLFMTYIYVVSNTKQEEPNSVNDDSTFLSNTKSIVYVVAGSIGLFIGGKWVVDGAFEIALLFGLSETFIGLTVVAIGTSLPELVTSVIAARKGQADMAVGNVVGSNIFNLLWILGISSLIRPLPFDVVSNSDILMVIGSGTLLILAIVIGRKAVIGRTMGTVFVLTYFCYLAYLVSRG; encoded by the coding sequence ATGATTTACATATTGTTTGTTTTGGGTTTTTTGCTACTTATTAAAGGGGCAGATATACTGGTTGATGGCGCATCTTCAATTGCTAAAAAAAACAATATTTCGGAATTGGTAATAGGTCTTACGATAGTTTCATTTGGCACAAGTATGCCAGAACTCATAGTAAACTTATTAGCGAGTTTTGATGGAAGTTCTGAGCTCGCCATTGGCAATATTTTGGGCAGCAATATTGCCAATGTACTTTTGATACTTGGAGTTGCAGCTATTTTTAGTCCACTTCGTATAAAGAAGAGCATTTATTTTACTGAAATCCCCATCTCTCTTCTGGCCACCTTTATGGTTGGTTTTTTGGCCAATGCAGATTTGTTTGTAGATGTAAAAGGGCTAACCCTGAGTAGATATGATGGAGCGATACTTTTATTCTTTTTTGGTTTATTCATGACCTACATTTATGTGGTTTCCAATACCAAACAGGAAGAACCAAATTCCGTAAACGATGATTCAACATTTTTATCAAATACCAAATCCATAGTCTATGTCGTTGCTGGATCCATTGGACTTTTCATCGGTGGTAAATGGGTAGTTGATGGTGCTTTCGAAATCGCTCTTTTATTTGGTCTAAGTGAAACATTTATTGGATTAACTGTTGTTGCCATTGGCACTTCACTTCCTGAGCTTGTTACATCTGTGATTGCGGCTCGGAAAGGTCAGGCAGATATGGCGGTTGGTAATGTAGTAGGCTCTAATATCTTTAATTTACTTTGGATTTTAGGTATTAGTTCTTTGATTAGACCACTCCCATTTGATGTTGTTTCTAATTCTGACATATTGATGGTAATAGGATCTGGCACCCTATTGATCTTAGCAATCGTCATTGGCAGAAAAGCTGTGATAGGGCGAACGATGGGAACAGTATTCGTTCTTACTTATTTCTGTTACCTGGCCTATTTAGTCAGCAGAGGTTAA
- a CDS encoding vWA domain-containing protein, with protein sequence MNNSTSVSVKTIAFFLIIIFTAGCFTPTTQAKPEPEKQKIMLALLLDTSNSMDGLIDQAKSQLWTIVNELAAAKCGNGSRPEIQIALFEYGNDDLPQAEGYMRMVTDLTTDLDEISERLFGLSTNGGDEYCGYAINKSIKKLNWSESKADLKMIFIAGNEPFSQGNITYESACQLAKEKNIVVNTIFCGDYNEGIRTSWRHGATLTGGSYMSIEQNQKTVYVQTPYDDKIDQLNNDLNKTYIYYGSQGKSKKEMQMRQDQNAESYSQANKVKRAISKSSHAYKNSSWDLVDAYEDNEEVLESVEEEYLPEPMKEMDTEERKSYVKQITNERESIKKEIQKLSAKRKQYIADHKPAEASENTLDQAMVNAVKALGKSKELIFE encoded by the coding sequence ATGAATAATTCAACCTCAGTATCAGTTAAAACTATCGCTTTCTTTCTTATTATAATTTTCACAGCAGGCTGTTTCACTCCTACTACTCAAGCCAAACCAGAACCGGAAAAGCAAAAAATCATGCTGGCTCTTTTACTCGATACCAGCAACAGCATGGATGGGTTAATTGATCAGGCCAAATCCCAACTATGGACGATAGTAAACGAATTGGCCGCCGCCAAATGTGGCAATGGCTCGAGACCAGAGATACAAATTGCACTCTTCGAATACGGAAATGACGATCTGCCTCAAGCGGAAGGTTATATGCGAATGGTTACAGATCTCACAACGGATTTGGACGAAATATCAGAGCGATTGTTCGGCCTTTCCACTAATGGTGGAGACGAGTACTGCGGGTATGCCATCAATAAATCAATCAAAAAACTGAACTGGTCAGAATCTAAGGCTGATTTAAAGATGATATTCATTGCGGGTAATGAACCCTTTAGCCAAGGCAACATTACGTATGAATCGGCTTGCCAGTTGGCCAAAGAAAAAAACATCGTGGTGAATACCATTTTCTGTGGAGATTACAATGAAGGCATTCGTACCTCATGGAGACATGGTGCAACGCTCACGGGTGGGTCATACATGAGTATCGAACAAAATCAAAAAACTGTTTATGTACAAACGCCCTATGATGATAAAATTGATCAATTGAATAACGATCTTAATAAAACATACATTTACTATGGTTCTCAAGGTAAAAGCAAAAAGGAAATGCAGATGAGACAAGATCAAAATGCGGAATCTTATAGTCAGGCAAATAAAGTAAAGCGCGCCATTTCAAAAAGCTCTCATGCGTATAAAAATTCAAGCTGGGATTTGGTAGATGCCTATGAAGACAATGAAGAAGTGCTAGAATCTGTAGAAGAAGAATACCTTCCGGAACCCATGAAAGAAATGGATACCGAAGAGAGAAAATCGTATGTCAAACAAATTACCAATGAGAGAGAGTCTATCAAAAAGGAAATTCAAAAACTGAGCGCCAAACGAAAACAATACATTGCCGACCATAAACCCGCTGAAGCATCAGAAAACACTTTAGATCAAGCCATGGTTAATGCGGTAAAAGCATTGGGTAAATCAAAAGAATTGATTTTTGAGTAG